One Longimicrobiaceae bacterium genomic window, CGATCACGCTGGCCGTGGGCTTCGTGGTCGACGACGCCATCGTGATGCTGGAGAACATCGTACGGCACCTGGAGATGGGGAAGCCTCCGCTCCAGGCGTCGCTCGACGGGGCCAAGGAGGTGGGCTTCACCATCCTCTCCATGACCATCTCGCTCACCGCGGTGTTCATCCCCCTGCTCTTCATGGGCGGGGTGATCGGCATGCTCTTCCGCGAGTTCGCGGTGACCATCGCCGTCTCCATCCTGGTGTCGGGCGTGGTGTCGCTCACGCTCACGCCCATGCTGTGCAGCCGCTTCCTCAAGGCCGAGTCGGCCCCGCAGCACCACGCGCCGGGCGAGGCACCCAAGGGCCGCGGCCCGCTGGCGTGGTTCGAGCGCGGGTACGACGCCACGCTCGCCGCCTACGAGCGCACGCTCAAGGCCGCCATGCGGCGGCGGCGCGTGACCATCGTCGCCTCGCTGCTCCTGCTGGTGGGCACCGTGGTGCTCTTCCGCATCGTCCCAAAGGGCTTCATCGACGCCGACGACACGGGGCAGATCACCGGCTCGACCGAGGCGGCGCAGGGCACCTCGTTCGAGGCGATGGTGCAGCACCAGCGCGAGGCCGCGGCCATCGTGGCCAAGGACCCCAACATCGAGACCTTCATCTCGTCGGTGGGCCAGGGCGGCGGCTCGTCGGGCAGCAACCAGGGGCGCTTCGTGATCCGCCTCAAGGAGCGCGGCAAGCGCCTGCCGGCCGACGACGTGATCAAGGAGCTGAACCGCAAGCTGTCGGGCATCCCCGGCCTGCGCGTCTTCCTCCAGAACCCGCCGGCCATCAACATCGGCGGGCGGCAGAGCAAGAGCCTCTACCAGTTCACGCTCCAGAGCTCGGACCTGGCGTCGCTGTACCGCTACGGCAACCTGCTGGAGCGCGAGATGCGCGGCGACGCGAACCTCCAGGACGTGACCAGCGACCTGCAGGTCAGCAACCCGCAGGTGCAGGTGGAGATCGACCGCGACCGGGCGGCGGCGCTGGGGGTGACGGCGCAGGCGGTGGAGAGCGCGCTGTACGACGCGTACGGCTCGCGGCAGGTGTCCACCATCTTCACGCCCACCAACCAGTACTTCGTGATCATGGAGCTGCTGCCGCAGTTCCAGAGCAACCCGGACGCGCTGAACCTGCTGTACGTGCGCTCCAAGTCCAGCAACGCGCTGGTGCCGCTCTCGTCTGTGACCAAGGTGACCAACAGCGTGGGGCCGCTCTCGGTCACGCACTCGGGCCAGGTGCCGTCGGTCACCATCTCGTTCAACCTCCGCCCCGGCGTCTCGCTCAGTCAGGGCACCGAGGCGGTGCAGAGCCTGGCGGACAAGACGCTGCCGGGGACCATCGTCACGCAGTTCTCGGGCACGGCGCAGGCGTTCCAGGACTCGCAACAGGGCCTGCTCCTGCTGCTGGGCCTCGCCATCTTCGTGATCTACGTGGTGCTGGGCATCCTGTACGAGAGCTTCATCCACCCGCTCACCATCCTCTCCGGCCTGCCGTCTGCCGCGTTCGGGGCGCTGCTGGCGCTGCTGGTGTTCCGGCTGGAGCTGAGCGTGTACGGCTTCGTGGGCCTGGTGCTGCTGATCGGCCTGGTGAAGAAGAACGCGATCATGATGATCGACTTCGCCGTGGCGGCCGAGCGCGACCGCGGCATGCGCCCGGCCGACGCCATCTTCGAGGCCTGCATCGTCCGTTTCCGCCCCATCATGATGACCACCGCGGCGGCGGTGATGGGCACGCTGCCCATCGCGCTGGGCATCGGCGCGGGGGCGGCGTCGCGGCGGCCGCTGGGCGTGGCGGTGGTGGGCGGCCTGGCGATCTCGCAGGTCATCACGCTGTACATCACCCCGGTGGTGTACACGTACTTCGACTCGCTCCAGGACTGGCTCTCGCGGCGGCGCCTGGCGCGCTCGGTCCCCAACGAGCCCAACAAGCCGCCCCGGGAGATCGCCCCCGCGCGGCCGCCGGTGACGGCGGCGCCGTGAAGGCGGGCTGATCGAAGGAATTCGGTAGATGCGAAGAGGGCCGTGAGCGTGATGCTCGCGGCCCTTTTCGTTGCTGCGATCGACGATTCCAAAGCTCGTCGGAGGCGGTTTCGTGGCGGGGAGAGGCCCCCTCCCGCGGCCCCTCCCCCAAAACTGCCTGGGGGAGGGGAGACCAAAGTGTGACGCAGGTGGGGTGGGCAGAGCATCTTCTCCGCGAAGGCGGATCAGCGGCGGTCGTACTGGAGGTAGGCGTAGAGCTCGCTGCGGTGAGGGTTGGCGTCGAGCCACGCCTTCACCTCGCGGATGCGGGCGAGGTTCTCGGCGCCGACCTGCCGTTCGAACTGGGCTTCTGCGAGGGCGCGGCGCTCCTCGTCGCGCACGTCGCGCTGCCAGTCGTCGAAGAAGATGAGGTGCAGGTCGTCGTTGAGGCCGCGGGCGCGCAGGGCCGCCCACTCGTCGCGGTCCAGCCAGACGCCGTCGCAGTTGCGGCAGTGGTCGATCCGGAACGGCACGCCGTGCCCCACGCGGTACGTGGCCATGAAGTGGCGGCAGTCCGGGCACACCTTCATGCCCGGCGCGTCGTGCACCTCCACGGTGCCAGGCGTCTCCTCGCCCTCCTCCGTGGGCGCGGCGGCGGCTCCGTGCTCGGCGCGCCATCGCCAATAGTCCGCCGCGCGGATCCACTCGCCGCCACAGTCCGGGCAGCGGCGCGCGGTCAGCATGGGCTCGATCATCTCCTCCACCAGCTCGGGATGCGACGCGCACACGGGACAGTTCATCGGCTGCTCCTCTCCGTTTCGGTAGATGTGCGGCGGGCCTCGGCAGCCTAACCGCGCACGGGTCGATGCTGGTTCAGGTTGCGGACGCCGGCGAGCCGTCCGCCGACTCCGGCTCGCCGGCCGGCGCGTTGACCCAGGCGAGGTAGCGCTCGGCGGAGCGGAGGACGCCGTCGCGGCCGGCGGAGCGGATGGAGCGGCCCCAGAACGCGCCGTGTACGGTCTCGAATTGGTACGCGCTCACAGATTCGGCGATGCGCTGCACCTCCGCGGCCGCGAGGGGGATGTGGTTCGGGTAGGAGCGCATGAAGCCGACGGTGCGCCCGTCCGGGTTCACCTGGAGCACGTCGCCGGAGAGCAGCGTGCCGCGCCCGCCGGAGCCGCCCGCCCAGTGCAGCACCGTGCCGCCCGCGAAGTGGCCGCCCAAACGTACGAGCGTGAGCCCCGGCGCCAGCTCCATCGCGTCGCCTTCCCAGAAGTGGATCGCCGGGTCCGGCCGCATCACGTGCCGCCGGTCCGCTGCGTGTAGGTACACGGCGATGCCGCCCAGCGCCCGGCTCCACTGCACGCAGGTCGTGTAGTAGTGCGGATGCGAGATGGCGATCGCCGACGGAGTCCCCAGCCCGCGCACGATCTCCACCGTCGCGTCGTCCACCAGCGCGATGCAGTCCCACAGCACCGTCGCGCCCTCGCCGCGCACCAGGAACGCCCGCTGCCCGATGGCGAAGTCCGGCACGGTCCCGATCGCCATCAGCCCATCTTCCTCCAAGCGGAAGCTGTTGCGGTGCTTCGCGCGAAGCTCGTCCAGCGTGGTCCACTGCTGCACGCCGCCCGGCACGTACTGCCGCTCGTCCTCGCAGATCGGGCATGCCTCCGGCTTCCCATCCGTCTCCGCGAACTGCGTCCCGCAAGCCGTGCAGATGTAGTTGGTCATTGCATTCGGGTGGTAACCCCGCGGCTCCGGCTGCTCAACCTTTTCGTGACAAACGGTGAGTTATCACATCAAACGAAGCTAGTTTCACGTCATCCGACGTGGAATATGGCAGTTTGCTTTCGCGCCGGTAACCACCGTCTATTTCGCTGATGATGGCAGCCCACGTGCTTAGCGTCCTAAATACCACCACCCGGTATCCGTCCGCCTCAATCCATTCACTACCTCTGTCTGAGATCTTCCAACGCCGGTCCAACCAAAGAGTTCGTTTCTTTGCACGTCTCACCATTGCATTATCACGAGCCCGGGCTTGCTCAAGGTCGTTTTCCATGTGTCCGGCACAGACACATCCAACAGCCAACTCCGCTGGATAGTGGGGATGGGCCATATGATGCACATAACGAATCGGCTGCGATTCACACATCCCACAGATATCCGTAGGGGTGAGCCGATCCTCAATCCGTACGCACGTCCAGCCTTCGTGCGGAATATCAGGGCGCGACCACTTTCCACGACCCTGTGCGACAGCTCTGGATTCAGATGCCCCAGCCATGATCGTAGTTTTCGATGGAGGACAGATGCGCTTCGAGTGGAACACCTGGCCCTACGGAATCCACCGCGACACGATGTAGATCAGCAGCCCGGCCAGCCCGCCCACCAGCGTGCCGTTGATGCGGATGAACTGCAGGTCCTTGCCGATCTGGAGCTCGATCTTGCGCGTGGTGTCTTCCGGGTCCCAGGCGGCGACCGTGGTGGCGATCAGGTCCGCGATCTCGTGGCGGTACTCCTCCACCACGTACAGCACGGCGGACTCGACCCAGCCGTCAATCTTGGCGATCAGCTCCTCGTCGGTCTGGAGCGACACGCCGAAGCTCGTCACGCCGTGCTCTATGCGGCGGCGGAACTCGCTGTCCGGGTCGCTGCTGTGCCGCATGAGCCACGCCTTCATGTCCGCCCACAACGACGACGAGTAGGCGCGCACGGCCGGGTGCCGCAGCAGCTCCTCCTTCACGTGCTCGCCCTTGGCGATCATGGCGGGCGAGCTCTTCAGCTTGGTGACGAACTCCTCCACCGCCTCGTTGAAGCGCTCGCGCAGCGGGTGCGCCGGGTCCTCGCGCACCTCCACCAGCGTGTGCTCCACGCCCCGCACGATCTTCTCGTAGATCTTGTCGTCCACCGGCGTGGGGATCCACCACGGCGTCTCCTGGCCGATCTTCTCCCGCAGCGCGTCGCCGTTCTCGTCGAGCAGCCGCGCGACCAGCTTGAGCGCGCTGTCGAACAGCTCCTGGTGGCGGTTCCCGGACGTGACCAGCCCCAGCACGTTGCCCATGAGCGGCGCCACCTGCGTGCTGCGGACGCGCGAGACGATGCTCTGCTCGATCAGCTCCTGCACCTCCTCGTCGCGCAGCACCTGCACCACGCCGGTGACGGCGGCGGTGGCGTGCTTGGCCACCGTGGGCGCGTGCGCCGGATCCGCCAGCCAGTCCGCAGCCTTCCGCCCCACGTCCACCGAGCGCAGCTTCTGGGTGATGACGGGGCGCGACAGGAAGTTGTTCTGCACGAAGTTCCCCAGGCTGCGCCCGATCCGCTCCTTGCGGTTGGGGATGATGGCGGTGTGGGGGATCTTGATGCCCGCTGGGTAGCGGAAGAGCGCCGTGACGGCGAACCAGTCCGCCAGGCCGCCCACCATGGCCGCCTCGGCGGTGGCGCGCACGTAGCCCAGCCACGGGTAGCGGTGCTCCAGCACACGCGCCACGACGTAGATCACCGCCGCGACGCCCAGCAGGGCCGCCGCGCGGAACTTCATGGTATCTAGCTGCTGCCGCTTCAGGTCCTCGTCCGCGAGCGGCTGAAGCGCCACCGGGCTGGTCTGCATCTACGCCTCGTGGTTGGGCCCGCACTCCGTCTCGTGGAGCGCCATGCTGCGGCCTGCGGTGGAGGATGCGTGCCACCGCGCCGCGGGCCACTACTTTTCGATCGATCCGAAAGATTCGCTCGCGCCGTCCGTCTGCCCGTGAACCGCGGCTTTCTCGTAGCGGTCGAGCGTCCGCGGCGGCGGGCCGGTCCAGAGCGCGGGCCGGGTTCCAAGCTCTCGCCGGCCGATTCGCCGGGGCGGGACAGATCGTGGCCGCGCCGGGCGTTATCTCGGACCGCGTCGGACCTTCACCCATTCGGGAGGTCGGGATGCCCGAACGATACCTCGGCCGCCTCACCGCACCGCTCCCGGGGCGCAGCCAGATGGTGAGGAGCGCGGCCGGGCTGGGCTTGGCCGTCTGGTGCGCCGTGGCCGTCACCTCCGGCTGGCGCGCGATCTTCCAGGTCCGCAGCGTGGAGCTGAGCGCGACCGGCCGAGAGCTGAAGCCCGGCTCGGCCGTCCGCGCGCGGATCGTCACGTCCGGCAGGGCGTTCGCGCACCTTGAAGTGGCGCTGGTGCAGGGCGCGCACCGCGAGCTGCTGGCTTCGCGCCTGGTGCCCCACAACGCAGATCCGCCGGGGGATCCGCGTCCCCAGCACCTCTCGCTAGAGGTCGTCCTCGCGCCGGAGGTGCTGGCGCGGTTGCAGCCCGGGCCCGCAAAGCTCCGCGCCGTCGGCATCGGAAGCTCGCAGTGGTTTCGCGTGCCGCCGCCCACAGTGCGCGAGCTTCGGGTCGAGATCGCCGCGAGCCCGAGGAGGCCGCTCAGTGATAGGTGATCGAGCGACGCTCTCGCCCCGATCAATGAGTCGACTTCACAGCAACACGCCGGTGGTGTCCGCTACGACGATGCAACCTGCATCT contains:
- a CDS encoding DUF445 domain-containing protein gives rise to the protein MQTSPVALQPLADEDLKRQQLDTMKFRAAALLGVAAVIYVVARVLEHRYPWLGYVRATAEAAMVGGLADWFAVTALFRYPAGIKIPHTAIIPNRKERIGRSLGNFVQNNFLSRPVITQKLRSVDVGRKAADWLADPAHAPTVAKHATAAVTGVVQVLRDEEVQELIEQSIVSRVRSTQVAPLMGNVLGLVTSGNRHQELFDSALKLVARLLDENGDALREKIGQETPWWIPTPVDDKIYEKIVRGVEHTLVEVREDPAHPLRERFNEAVEEFVTKLKSSPAMIAKGEHVKEELLRHPAVRAYSSSLWADMKAWLMRHSSDPDSEFRRRIEHGVTSFGVSLQTDEELIAKIDGWVESAVLYVVEEYRHEIADLIATTVAAWDPEDTTRKIELQIGKDLQFIRINGTLVGGLAGLLIYIVSRWIP
- a CDS encoding zf-TFIIB domain-containing protein, with product MNCPVCASHPELVEEMIEPMLTARRCPDCGGEWIRAADYWRWRAEHGAAAAPTEEGEETPGTVEVHDAPGMKVCPDCRHFMATYRVGHGVPFRIDHCRNCDGVWLDRDEWAALRARGLNDDLHLIFFDDWQRDVRDEERRALAEAQFERQVGAENLARIREVKAWLDANPHRSELYAYLQYDRR
- a CDS encoding efflux RND transporter permease subunit; its protein translation is MNFTELFIRRPVMTTLATVALLIFGIAAYRKLPVSDLPNVDFPTITVSANLPGASPQTMASSVATPLEKQFSTIAGITDMSSSSSLGSTSITLQFALDRDIDAAAQDVQAAISATLRSLPQGIIPPSFRKSNPASSPILYVSLTSKTIPLSELDEYGETMMGQRISTVPGVAQVSVFGAQKYAVRIQLDPAALASRGIGTDEVSQAISSSNVNQPTGVLWGRSKAYTLQASGQLTDADQFRQMTIAYRNGAAVRLGDVANVLDGVENTRVAAWLRDQRSVTLAIQRQPGTNTVEVANAVKKMLPQLEDQLPAGVELKIVYDRSQSIGESVRDVKFTLLLTLALVIMVIFLFLRSLSATVIPSLALPMSMAGTFAAMWALGYSLDNLSLMAITLAVGFVVDDAIVMLENIVRHLEMGKPPLQASLDGAKEVGFTILSMTISLTAVFIPLLFMGGVIGMLFREFAVTIAVSILVSGVVSLTLTPMLCSRFLKAESAPQHHAPGEAPKGRGPLAWFERGYDATLAAYERTLKAAMRRRRVTIVASLLLLVGTVVLFRIVPKGFIDADDTGQITGSTEAAQGTSFEAMVQHQREAAAIVAKDPNIETFISSVGQGGGSSGSNQGRFVIRLKERGKRLPADDVIKELNRKLSGIPGLRVFLQNPPAINIGGRQSKSLYQFTLQSSDLASLYRYGNLLEREMRGDANLQDVTSDLQVSNPQVQVEIDRDRAAALGVTAQAVESALYDAYGSRQVSTIFTPTNQYFVIMELLPQFQSNPDALNLLYVRSKSSNALVPLSSVTKVTNSVGPLSVTHSGQVPSVTISFNLRPGVSLSQGTEAVQSLADKTLPGTIVTQFSGTAQAFQDSQQGLLLLLGLAIFVIYVVLGILYESFIHPLTILSGLPSAAFGALLALLVFRLELSVYGFVGLVLLIGLVKKNAIMMIDFAVAAERDRGMRPADAIFEACIVRFRPIMMTTAAAVMGTLPIALGIGAGAASRRPLGVAVVGGLAISQVITLYITPVVYTYFDSLQDWLSRRRLARSVPNEPNKPPREIAPARPPVTAAP